A region from the Tachyglossus aculeatus isolate mTacAcu1 chromosome 5, mTacAcu1.pri, whole genome shotgun sequence genome encodes:
- the VDAC3 gene encoding voltage-dependent anion-selective channel protein 3 isoform X4 has product MAVPPNYCDLGKAARDVFNKGYGFGMVKIDLKTKSSSGVEFSTSGHSNTDTGKASGHLETKYKILPYGLTFTQKWNTDNTLGTEITLEDKLAEGLKVTLDTLFVPNTGKKSGKLKTSYKRECINVGCNVDIDLAGPTIHGWAVLGYEGWLAGYQMSFDTAKSKLAQNNFALGYKAADFQLHTNVNDGTEFGGSIYQKVNEKVETSVNLAWTAGSNNTRFGIAAKYKLDSKTSVSAKVNNASLIGIGYTQTLRPGVKLTLSALVDGKNFNAGGHKVGLGFELEA; this is encoded by the exons ATGGCTGTCCCACCAAATTactgtgacctagggaaagctgCCAGGGATGTTTTCAACAAGGGATATG GATTTGGCATGGTTAAAATAGACCTGAAAACCAAGTCCTCCAGTGGTGTG gAATTTTCAACATCTGGACACTCAAACACTGATACTGGCAAAGCATCCGGTCATTTAGAGACAAAATACAAGATCCTACCCTATGGACTTACCTTCACCCAAAAATGGAACACAGATAATACTCTGGGGACAGAAATCACCCTTGAGGATAAG TTGGCCGAGGGGTTGAAGGTGACCCTTGACACCCTATTCGTACCAAACACAGG AAAGAAGAGTGGGAAGTTGAAGACTTCTTATAAGCGGGAATGCATCAATGTTGGATGTAATGTTGACATTGACCTGGCTGGACCAACTATTCACGGTTGGGCCGTGCTCGGCTACGAAGGCTGGCTTGCTGGCTACCAGATGAGTTTTGACACAGCCAAATCCAAACTGGCGCAGAATAATTTTGCCCTAGGCTACAAGGCCGCCGACTTCCAGTTGCATACTAATGT GAATGACGGCACTGAATTTGGTGGTTCCATCTACCAGAAAGTTAATGAAAAAGTTGAAACTTCAGTAAATCTCGCTTGGACCGCCGGCAGTAACAATACTCGCTTTGGGATTGCCGCCAAATACAAGCTGGATTCGAAAACTTCTGTATCT GCGAAAGTGAATAACGCCAGCTTGATTGGAATTGGGTACACTCAAACGCTTCGACCTG gTGTAAAGCTGACCCTCTCAGCTCTGGTTGACGGCAAGAACTTTAATGCAGGAGGTCACAAGgttgggttgggatttgaactggaAGCTTAA
- the VDAC3 gene encoding voltage-dependent anion-selective channel protein 3 isoform X3, producing the protein MAVPPNYCDLGKAARDVFNKGYGFGMVKIDLKTKSSSGVLEFSTSGHSNTDTGKASGHLETKYKILPYGLTFTQKWNTDNTLGTEITLEDKLAEGLKVTLDTLFVPNTGKKSGKLKTSYKRECINVGCNVDIDLAGPTIHGWAVLGYEGWLAGYQMSFDTAKSKLAQNNFALGYKAADFQLHTNVNDGTEFGGSIYQKVNEKVETSVNLAWTAGSNNTRFGIAAKYKLDSKTSVSAKVNNASLIGIGYTQTLRPGVKLTLSALVDGKNFNAGGHKVGLGFELEA; encoded by the exons ATGGCTGTCCCACCAAATTactgtgacctagggaaagctgCCAGGGATGTTTTCAACAAGGGATATG GATTTGGCATGGTTAAAATAGACCTGAAAACCAAGTCCTCCAGTGGTGTG CTG gAATTTTCAACATCTGGACACTCAAACACTGATACTGGCAAAGCATCCGGTCATTTAGAGACAAAATACAAGATCCTACCCTATGGACTTACCTTCACCCAAAAATGGAACACAGATAATACTCTGGGGACAGAAATCACCCTTGAGGATAAG TTGGCCGAGGGGTTGAAGGTGACCCTTGACACCCTATTCGTACCAAACACAGG AAAGAAGAGTGGGAAGTTGAAGACTTCTTATAAGCGGGAATGCATCAATGTTGGATGTAATGTTGACATTGACCTGGCTGGACCAACTATTCACGGTTGGGCCGTGCTCGGCTACGAAGGCTGGCTTGCTGGCTACCAGATGAGTTTTGACACAGCCAAATCCAAACTGGCGCAGAATAATTTTGCCCTAGGCTACAAGGCCGCCGACTTCCAGTTGCATACTAATGT GAATGACGGCACTGAATTTGGTGGTTCCATCTACCAGAAAGTTAATGAAAAAGTTGAAACTTCAGTAAATCTCGCTTGGACCGCCGGCAGTAACAATACTCGCTTTGGGATTGCCGCCAAATACAAGCTGGATTCGAAAACTTCTGTATCT GCGAAAGTGAATAACGCCAGCTTGATTGGAATTGGGTACACTCAAACGCTTCGACCTG gTGTAAAGCTGACCCTCTCAGCTCTGGTTGACGGCAAGAACTTTAATGCAGGAGGTCACAAGgttgggttgggatttgaactggaAGCTTAA
- the VDAC3 gene encoding voltage-dependent anion-selective channel protein 3 isoform X2, translated as MSSDMFECSRGSQDQMAVPPNYCDLGKAARDVFNKGYGFGMVKIDLKTKSSSGVEFSTSGHSNTDTGKASGHLETKYKILPYGLTFTQKWNTDNTLGTEITLEDKLAEGLKVTLDTLFVPNTGKKSGKLKTSYKRECINVGCNVDIDLAGPTIHGWAVLGYEGWLAGYQMSFDTAKSKLAQNNFALGYKAADFQLHTNVNDGTEFGGSIYQKVNEKVETSVNLAWTAGSNNTRFGIAAKYKLDSKTSVSAKVNNASLIGIGYTQTLRPGVKLTLSALVDGKNFNAGGHKVGLGFELEA; from the exons ATGTCTTCAGACATGTTCGAGTGCTCTAGAGGCAGTCAAG ACCAAATGGCTGTCCCACCAAATTactgtgacctagggaaagctgCCAGGGATGTTTTCAACAAGGGATATG GATTTGGCATGGTTAAAATAGACCTGAAAACCAAGTCCTCCAGTGGTGTG gAATTTTCAACATCTGGACACTCAAACACTGATACTGGCAAAGCATCCGGTCATTTAGAGACAAAATACAAGATCCTACCCTATGGACTTACCTTCACCCAAAAATGGAACACAGATAATACTCTGGGGACAGAAATCACCCTTGAGGATAAG TTGGCCGAGGGGTTGAAGGTGACCCTTGACACCCTATTCGTACCAAACACAGG AAAGAAGAGTGGGAAGTTGAAGACTTCTTATAAGCGGGAATGCATCAATGTTGGATGTAATGTTGACATTGACCTGGCTGGACCAACTATTCACGGTTGGGCCGTGCTCGGCTACGAAGGCTGGCTTGCTGGCTACCAGATGAGTTTTGACACAGCCAAATCCAAACTGGCGCAGAATAATTTTGCCCTAGGCTACAAGGCCGCCGACTTCCAGTTGCATACTAATGT GAATGACGGCACTGAATTTGGTGGTTCCATCTACCAGAAAGTTAATGAAAAAGTTGAAACTTCAGTAAATCTCGCTTGGACCGCCGGCAGTAACAATACTCGCTTTGGGATTGCCGCCAAATACAAGCTGGATTCGAAAACTTCTGTATCT GCGAAAGTGAATAACGCCAGCTTGATTGGAATTGGGTACACTCAAACGCTTCGACCTG gTGTAAAGCTGACCCTCTCAGCTCTGGTTGACGGCAAGAACTTTAATGCAGGAGGTCACAAGgttgggttgggatttgaactggaAGCTTAA
- the VDAC3 gene encoding voltage-dependent anion-selective channel protein 3 isoform X1, with product MSSDMFECSRGSQDQMAVPPNYCDLGKAARDVFNKGYGFGMVKIDLKTKSSSGVLEFSTSGHSNTDTGKASGHLETKYKILPYGLTFTQKWNTDNTLGTEITLEDKLAEGLKVTLDTLFVPNTGKKSGKLKTSYKRECINVGCNVDIDLAGPTIHGWAVLGYEGWLAGYQMSFDTAKSKLAQNNFALGYKAADFQLHTNVNDGTEFGGSIYQKVNEKVETSVNLAWTAGSNNTRFGIAAKYKLDSKTSVSAKVNNASLIGIGYTQTLRPGVKLTLSALVDGKNFNAGGHKVGLGFELEA from the exons ATGTCTTCAGACATGTTCGAGTGCTCTAGAGGCAGTCAAG ACCAAATGGCTGTCCCACCAAATTactgtgacctagggaaagctgCCAGGGATGTTTTCAACAAGGGATATG GATTTGGCATGGTTAAAATAGACCTGAAAACCAAGTCCTCCAGTGGTGTG CTG gAATTTTCAACATCTGGACACTCAAACACTGATACTGGCAAAGCATCCGGTCATTTAGAGACAAAATACAAGATCCTACCCTATGGACTTACCTTCACCCAAAAATGGAACACAGATAATACTCTGGGGACAGAAATCACCCTTGAGGATAAG TTGGCCGAGGGGTTGAAGGTGACCCTTGACACCCTATTCGTACCAAACACAGG AAAGAAGAGTGGGAAGTTGAAGACTTCTTATAAGCGGGAATGCATCAATGTTGGATGTAATGTTGACATTGACCTGGCTGGACCAACTATTCACGGTTGGGCCGTGCTCGGCTACGAAGGCTGGCTTGCTGGCTACCAGATGAGTTTTGACACAGCCAAATCCAAACTGGCGCAGAATAATTTTGCCCTAGGCTACAAGGCCGCCGACTTCCAGTTGCATACTAATGT GAATGACGGCACTGAATTTGGTGGTTCCATCTACCAGAAAGTTAATGAAAAAGTTGAAACTTCAGTAAATCTCGCTTGGACCGCCGGCAGTAACAATACTCGCTTTGGGATTGCCGCCAAATACAAGCTGGATTCGAAAACTTCTGTATCT GCGAAAGTGAATAACGCCAGCTTGATTGGAATTGGGTACACTCAAACGCTTCGACCTG gTGTAAAGCTGACCCTCTCAGCTCTGGTTGACGGCAAGAACTTTAATGCAGGAGGTCACAAGgttgggttgggatttgaactggaAGCTTAA